The DNA region CATCGGGTTCAGGTGAACGACACGCCCATACATGGCTTTATCCTGAAAGTGAACGAACCAGGATTCCCCTGTCTGCGTATCAACCCATGCGCCTTGGTGGGGACCATTGATGTCAGTAGAGCCTTGCGCCATGACAATCTTCTTCTCATAAGGACCGTATATATTCCGCGAACGCAATACTAACTGCCATCCGGTTGCTACTCCGCCTGCCGGGGCAAAAATATAGTAGTAGCCATTCCGCTTATAGAGTTTGGGACCTTCAATTGTATGGTTGATTCCATCATTACCATCAAAGACCAGTACCGGATCACTGATCACTTTTGTTCCTTCTGCATTCATCTCACAAATTGTGATAACACTGTTCAGTGCGGCACGACTTCCTGCCCATGCGTGTACCAGATAAACTTTTCCATCTTCATCCCATAGTGGAGCAGGGTCTATCATGCCACGACCGGCTTTTACCAATATCGGTTTCTCCCATTCTCCGGCCGGGTCTTTGGTCTTTACCATGAAGATGCCATGATCCGGATCTCCCCAATAGATATAGAACTCTCCATTATGATGGCGGATGGATGGTGCCCAAACACCTTTTCCATGCTGGGGAGCATTGAAGAACTCAATGGGTTCTATCTGTTTCAGCGCATAGCCTGCGTATTTCCAGTTAACCAAGTCTTTGGAATGGAGAATGGGTAAACCGGGAGCACATCCGAAGCTGGAAGCCGTCATGTAAAAATATTCACCTGCTGCGCAGACATCCGGATCGGAGTAATCGGCATGTAGCACCGGATTGATATATGTGCCATCCTTCTGATCAGATACCCAGGCTTTGGATACATATTGGGCGTCCGCCTGCCAGCAGGCAGCGCATAGCAATGTCGTTAGCAGAAATATCTTTTTCATCTTTTTATTTACCTTTTTAAATATCCTGAAAACAAAGATTTTACCTAAACAAACTTTTACCTTTATCTACTGAAAATAACCTTAATGTGTTATTTGTCTATTAATACGAGCGAATCTGTTTATTCACTCAATGGGATATCATATTTTATAATCTTTCTCCTTTGTACTTTTTATACTTCTTCATTTCCTGCCTGTCTATAGGCACCAGTCTTATGGCAGCCCCACCGCTGGGTTTCAGTTGGAACTTCATGGTTTGTGAAGCATTGACAAGCAGATAAGTACATTTCACCTGTGTACTTGTTTTTATCTTTTCTCCCCCATCCGTATAGATGCAGGCGAGGTAATTCTTTTCTTTATCGAGGAACGTGAGAGGTATTTCTTCTTCAGAACCTTCATTGTTGGTCATGGCTGCAACAAACCATTCCTGACCTTTTCGGCGTGCCATTGTTATGTTTTTGCCGGGAGCGCCATTCAATACTTTCGTATCGTCGAATACAGTTTGCAAGTTCTCAAACCATTCCATTTCCGGTTCTCCGTGATAGAACGATGGTTTGTCATACCAGAAGATAGTTTGCAGAGGGCTGTAGAACACGAGTGATGCTGCCAGTTGGTGAGCATGAGTCGTTTTCAGCCGTTTGTCGAAATAACAGATCGTATAGTCGGCTGCACCGTTTATCATACGAGTGAAGGGGAGCGTGACATTATGAGTTGCATCGGGAAATTCTTCGTTTCCACAAATGCCTTCCTGAGTTAATAAATTCGGATAAGTACGGCTGAAGCCCGAAGGGCGAAATTCATCATGGATATTCATCAGCAGATGATTCTCTGCCGCCAAGCGAACCATGTCGTGCATCCAAGTTGCCCAGCGATGGCTGGCGTATTGTACGAAACCGGATTTCACTCCGACAATTCCCCATTCGCGGAGCAATGGGAAAAGTTCACGCATTTGCTTCATGAGTGCATGCTGGTTTACGTACACCCAGATACCAACTCCTTTTTCCTTACCATAAGCTATAACACGGGGCATATCCAGTTTGGCAACCACTTTTGTGGCATCCCCGTCATGTGAAGTACAGGGCATATACCATTGCCAGTCGAAAAGCATATACGGGATATTATGTGCTGCGCAGAAGTCGATGGTTGCAATAGCTCCTTCGGTGGTGATAGTTGTTTCGCGCATAATCTTGCCTGGTTTTACCCATGCGGCGGCATCGGCAATTTCACACGGCGGATTCAGATTCTGGATGATATCATTGTGTTCCAGCAATTCACCCGGTTTGTCGGCTGCCATGACTATCTTCCAGGGAGTGGCATAATAAGTCACTACATCCACAGGGCTATACATTACAGAAGTCAGTGTATTCTTTTTCTCTGTGGAGGCGAGGTATTTGGTCAGACACCAGTCATCTACATCAGCATCTGCCAGTGCGGCCCATTTACCATTCGGGAGTTCCAGCGTAAGGGCACGTTCTACCGGATGTTTGATATCATCAATGTTCAGGTACTCAAAGAAAGCTTGTGCCCATTGTTCGGTCCATGCTTTTGTACCTGCCGGTAAGGCGTATTCTGTGAGATCACCTACTACTTTATGAAAGATAGCCTTCGGGTGTTCCGGGAAGAAATAGCGGAAAGCTACTCCTTCATTATAGGCACGCGCCTCAATGTTGAGCCGGTAGCCGGAGTTATCTTTTTTGGAGAGATAAAGGGTGCCGGTCCGGTAATGATCGCGTACACTGCTACGTTCACCGTAAAGCGGCTGCCAGGTGATGTCTGTTTCGGGTTGGTAAGTCACGGAGTCCACTTCCAGATTGTCCATCCAGCAGGCAGGCTGTTTCAGGTTTCGTGCTCCCAGAGCCATTTCCCATATCCGGTTGTCCAGTTCCAGTCCGGCACGTGATTCATTGACTACAGGTTGTGATTTGTAATCTACCCGATAACAAAGTTCGTTTACCGCAGGTGAAACCTGCTTCTGGTAAAATGCTATTTCATGTGTTCCGTCAGGAGATGTCAGCTTCAGTTCCTTGCCATTGTCTGCAAAGAGGGAAGGAGTGAGAACTAACATAATAATTGCTGATCCGATAGTCTTCATATCTTCGTATTTATTGTTTTTATATAAATACGATTTGGAATATGAGGATACTCAATGTATTCTATCTTTTTAGGGAAATAATGTTCGAGACAGTTTGTGAAATGACAGGACTTCCAAAAAATGACGAGAAGCCATCTTCCTTTTGTGAACTTCCCTGTACATGGGCTATGAAGAATCCATATACCCGGTCCTGTTTATTGATCCATGGATAGGCGCCGGCCCAACCCGGTGAACTGATCTGATAGGCTTCTCCTGTTGCTTCATCAATAAGTTCCCGCCATTCTCCCAAACCATATATGCCAGTATGATATTTTTTCAGTGCACGTTCCACATATTCACCCGGGTGAACTTCTGCATTTCCCACTTGGTCTGCTTGCATTTCATGTATGGTTTCGGGTTTCAGTATTTGCTTTTCTTCAAATACGCCATTGTGGTAGATCATATCAAGAAAACGCATGTAGTCGTGCAAAGTGGTACAGAGCCCCCCACCCAACATGGGAGCGTGTCCGCCATCTGTATTCACAGGCGTGAAGTGAGAGTTTTTCATCCCTAAAGGTCGGGCTATTAATTCCTGGAATAATTCCTCGAATTCTTTATTCATAGCTTTTTCTGCCATCCGGCCGGCTATCTGCATGGCAAGTCCGCCATATTCAAAGCGGGTGCCGGGAGTGAAAACCGTGTCAAGCGGAAGAATTTCCATGATTGCCGAATCCAGATGATTGTAATTGTCTACGCGTGGTTCCGGCAGATAAGAGCGGACACCCGATGTGTGCGAAAGCAACTGACGTAAAGTAATCATTCCTTTTATGTCGTTTTTTAATTCAGAAATCCATTTCTTTACACTATCATTCCAGTCCAGTTCGGTGCAGTCTACCACTGCTCCGATTACTGCGGCGGCTACCCATTTTCCGGCAGAGGCTACATAGACTTTGGTGTCAGGGGTAAAGTTTTTGTAGTTTTTCTGAAAGATAACGCTATCGTCTCTGACTACACAGATTGAGGCTCCCGGATAGTATTTTTTATTCATCCAAGAGTTGACAATGGAGTCAAGTGGCGTAAAATCATAAGCCGTCTGCCGGTTATCGGCAGGACGGCATGATGTGGAGGACAGATCCCAGTATACAACGTAACGTTGGTGATGTAAGTCATACAGTGGCCTTAAAACATTGCCCTGTGATGTCTTAAATATCAGTTCCTCGCCTGTACGCTGTAAACTGTGTTCGAGGTGTTTCTGGTCTATTTGTAAGGTGGTATTCAGCTCAGCCGGAATATGATAATTGTAAGTATAATAGTCATTGTATAATGCCGGATCAGAGAATGGTGCCGGAGTTTGCATACCTTCTGTTCCCGCTTCACCGGCCAATACCAGTGGTCCGTATAGCAGGGCTCCCTTTTGTGGATTATCCGGCGTTGTTTCCAGTTGCAGGCTCATCGGATAATTAGCTTCAATACGATCACCGTCTTTCCATTGGCGGGTTACGGCAATGTATGATCCCGGTTTCTGTTTTACCGATACTTTTTTTCCATTGACGTTTACTTTCACATTTTTACTCCATGATGGATAGCGCAGATAAATCGTAGTGGTAACAGGCTTGTCCGTTTGGATGGTCAATGCTGTGTTTTCTTCTGCAGGGAAACTTGTTTCTTGGTGCAGAGTTATTCCTTTCGCTCTCCAGTTTACTTCTGACGGGATAAAGAGGTTTACGTAGATTCCCTGGTCATTGTGATAATAGATAGCTTCTCCATATTTAGCATGGCTTTCGAAACCACTGCCTACACAACACCAGAAGGAATTCTCCCGGGTACTATAAACTTTGTGAGAGCCGGAGAGCAAAGGCAAGAAATAGGATACCATTCCTGTTTCAGGGTCTTGTTGCCCAAGGATATGATTATAGAGTGCACGTTCGTAGTAGTCGGCAACTTTGGCATCTCCTGTCCAGCAAAACAGGTGGCGACTGAGTTTCAGCATATTGTATGTACAACAAGTCTCACCGGTATATCCGGTCAGATGTTTGGATAATTGTTGTGGATCGAAATAATGCTCTTTATCACTGCTGCATCCCGGTGCAAAGGTATGATGGTCTATCATGGTATGCCAGAAAAAATCAGTCAGTTTCCGACTGCCATTATCCTGCGTCAGCTCGTAGTTGCGTGCTTCGGCAAGAACTTTTGGGATAAAGGTATTCGTGTGCTTTGTTCCTAAATCATCGCGTTGTTCTTTCAGCGGATCGATAACATCATTGTGATAGAAAAATTCAGCAAGCCATTGATAACGCTCATCGCCGGTGATGGCATAAAGATTATAAAAAGATTCGTTCACACCGCCGAATTCATTCCGTATCATCCTTTTCCGGATGGCTTCATCCAGTGGTTTAAGTTTATTATAAGCCCAGTCGCCCATGCGGGTAACTACTTCCAATGCCTGTTTGTTATCTGCATAGAGGTATTGGTCGATCAATCCGGAGAAGAGCTTGTGTAATGTATACCAGGGTGCCCATACACTTGTCCCACGTATGTTCCGATTAATCAATTCTTCCGGATATGCACTGAGATACCCGTTTCCCAAAGCTGCTTGTACTTCTGCCAGACCTGTAACAAGGCTGTCACCTTTCAACTTGAATATTTCACTTCCGGTAGATGCGTACATGAGCGCATAGGCTGATAGTAAATGCCCTGTTGTATGTCCACGCAGTTCGCAGTCCAGTGATTCCCAGCCGCCCAGTTTTTTTACGGTCATATATCCGCCTTCACGTCCGGCAAATACTCCGGCATTGTTGTGGAAACTGTGCAGCAAACGATTGGTTGCTATGGAGGTCATCCAAATAGAATCACGCATCATATTGTCGCGAAAGCGGCTTGGCAATAAACGTACGTCTTTTAAGTCGAAACTTTCTACCTGCATCGGTGCGGTTGTCATTTTTTTCATTTTCCCGGTATGCTGTCCGGGATAAATGGATTGAGCGGAAAGACCGGTTGATAGAGCCGCACAGATTGTTATTAGGATTAAACTCTTATTTCTCATAACTTTTTTGTTAATTCTTTCTTTATATATACGAAGGAGAGAAATATATTACTCAAATATCTTCCAGCTTTTCAAATGAACGAATCCATTCCACAATTACTGGTTCATTACTGATATTCCCAAAATTGAGAATAAGAGTAATGTTTGTTGGTCTTTCTGTGAAGTGCGTTCCATTATTTGACAGATAGTCTGTAATCTTGAATACATAGATATCTTTTCCTATCTTTTTAGCTTTATTCGAATCTAATTTCCAAAACTCTGGAGCACTGGCAACGCTATAGCTTAATTGCAACCAGTCTTTATTTGCGGATGCTGGAATCTTGGGTGCCTTTACAGCAATATACGGATAGTTTCCTGCGTGGTAGGAAATCCTTTTCTTTTGCATATTTACTCCGGATGATACGAATGACATAAGATTATCTACCTGTTTATAAGAGCAATTGGCGAAAGTCCATCCTTCCAGTTGAGAAAGATTCTCATTTATTTGTCCGGGGACTTTTCTTTCATTTGAGTCCTTTCCCAAATAGAACAACAGGCTGCCGAAGCCTGGGTTGTCACAAGTAAATCCCGGTCCTTCAGGACGTATCATGCCTAATACAATTTGGGTATATGGCATTTCTAACCCTTTGCGTTCAACATAGTGATTGTATGCTATTTCAAATAATGAGCGGAAACGTCCCATTCCTTCTTCCCCTAACGTAGTCCAGTTTGAATATTTTCCGGTTATATCTTTCCAGGTAAAGAAAGGTACCTCATAGCCCAGATTGGATTTGGCTAAGTATTCATAACCTTTCATAAGGCGATTATCCAAAGCACTATACAAATCCTTGCCTTGTGTCCAGGCTATTTCAGCAATTTCCGAGAGGCATCCTAATCCTAACATAGCATGTTGCTGGTCACGTCCACTTTCCTGTATTTGGCCGGATTCTGCTACGTAGTTGGGAAGAGTTCCATTGTCATGGCCTTTCAGAAAAAACTCTATGGCGCCTTCATACAACTTTTTATCGTTTAGAAATACTCCGAATGCCATTTGTGCCTTCGTTACTGCAATTCCCCAGTTACCGTTGGTGTAAGGTTTGGTATTGTAGAAAGTAGTAAGTATCGGCTGGAATACATTTCGGAACATGCTTTCTACTTTGGGAGTATCTCTTGCATCCCATCCGTTGGCATATTTATCTGCTGTATATGTATATCTCATGATTTCTGCTGCGTTTACCAGCATAAATCCTTGAAGGCCGGCACAAAGCGGATCATCCGGACCTTCTATTTTCTTTAGGGTACTTGCATACGCTCTGATAATCTCCATTGCTTTGTCTGCATGAGCCTCTTTTCCTGTGACTATCCAAAGAATGGCATTGTAATAAGCTGCATTAAAATCTCGTTCACAAGGGTCTTTGGTATAACCATATCTGCCGGCACGGCTGATAGTTTCGAAAGGTCCTTTTATGCAATAATCAGCTTTTCCCTCAGGCATTCCTCTCATGATGTTGAATGAACCGTAAGCCGGTTGGATCTCATTTCTGACAAGTTCCCGGATTCTTTTTAATGAAGACTCAGAATGAAGTAAGCCCGGATGAGTAAACTCTTGACTGTTTATATTCAGCATATAAAAGAGAAGAATAAATAACGGAATAAATTTCTTTTTCATCATATTCTTAAAATAATAAGGTTAATACATATTAGATAGAAGTCAATATGTATTATATAGTATATTATGTGCGAATTTACCTAAAGCAGTATTATACTTTTTAGTTTAATTATGAAAAATCATTCTATGAATAATGTATTAT from Bacteroides sp. MSB163 includes:
- a CDS encoding glycoside hydrolase 43 family protein; the encoded protein is MKKIFLLTTLLCAACWQADAQYVSKAWVSDQKDGTYINPVLHADYSDPDVCAAGEYFYMTASSFGCAPGLPILHSKDLVNWKYAGYALKQIEPIEFFNAPQHGKGVWAPSIRHHNGEFYIYWGDPDHGIFMVKTKDPAGEWEKPILVKAGRGMIDPAPLWDEDGKVYLVHAWAGSRAALNSVITICEMNAEGTKVISDPVLVFDGNDGINHTIEGPKLYKRNGYYYIFAPAGGVATGWQLVLRSRNIYGPYEKKIVMAQGSTDINGPHQGAWVDTQTGESWFVHFQDKAMYGRVVHLNPMKWVNDWPVIGEDKDGNGCGEPVTRYKKPNVGKNYPVETPADSDEFNTRQLGMQWEWHANYQDTFGYTSDLGFIRIYGHILSENFVNFWEVPNLLLQKFMAEEFTATTKLKVSAKMDGQQSGLIVMGWDYCYLGVEKEGDKFILKQVTCKDAEQKTPETVNRLAELPASRKYEAGLFPNYERDIYLQVKIEKGGICHFYYSLNGKKYKAIGMPFTARQGKWIGAKVGLFSTTPYGKERGWVDADWFRIDK
- a CDS encoding glycoside hydrolase family 97 protein; translated protein: MKTIGSAIIMLVLTPSLFADNGKELKLTSPDGTHEIAFYQKQVSPAVNELCYRVDYKSQPVVNESRAGLELDNRIWEMALGARNLKQPACWMDNLEVDSVTYQPETDITWQPLYGERSSVRDHYRTGTLYLSKKDNSGYRLNIEARAYNEGVAFRYFFPEHPKAIFHKVVGDLTEYALPAGTKAWTEQWAQAFFEYLNIDDIKHPVERALTLELPNGKWAALADADVDDWCLTKYLASTEKKNTLTSVMYSPVDVVTYYATPWKIVMAADKPGELLEHNDIIQNLNPPCEIADAAAWVKPGKIMRETTITTEGAIATIDFCAAHNIPYMLFDWQWYMPCTSHDGDATKVVAKLDMPRVIAYGKEKGVGIWVYVNQHALMKQMRELFPLLREWGIVGVKSGFVQYASHRWATWMHDMVRLAAENHLLMNIHDEFRPSGFSRTYPNLLTQEGICGNEEFPDATHNVTLPFTRMINGAADYTICYFDKRLKTTHAHQLAASLVFYSPLQTIFWYDKPSFYHGEPEMEWFENLQTVFDDTKVLNGAPGKNITMARRKGQEWFVAAMTNNEGSEEEIPLTFLDKEKNYLACIYTDGGEKIKTSTQVKCTYLLVNASQTMKFQLKPSGGAAIRLVPIDRQEMKKYKKYKGERL
- a CDS encoding alginate lyase family protein, whose translation is MMKKKFIPLFILLFYMLNINSQEFTHPGLLHSESSLKRIRELVRNEIQPAYGSFNIMRGMPEGKADYCIKGPFETISRAGRYGYTKDPCERDFNAAYYNAILWIVTGKEAHADKAMEIIRAYASTLKKIEGPDDPLCAGLQGFMLVNAAEIMRYTYTADKYANGWDARDTPKVESMFRNVFQPILTTFYNTKPYTNGNWGIAVTKAQMAFGVFLNDKKLYEGAIEFFLKGHDNGTLPNYVAESGQIQESGRDQQHAMLGLGCLSEIAEIAWTQGKDLYSALDNRLMKGYEYLAKSNLGYEVPFFTWKDITGKYSNWTTLGEEGMGRFRSLFEIAYNHYVERKGLEMPYTQIVLGMIRPEGPGFTCDNPGFGSLLFYLGKDSNERKVPGQINENLSQLEGWTFANCSYKQVDNLMSFVSSGVNMQKKRISYHAGNYPYIAVKAPKIPASANKDWLQLSYSVASAPEFWKLDSNKAKKIGKDIYVFKITDYLSNNGTHFTERPTNITLILNFGNISNEPVIVEWIRSFEKLEDI